A segment of the Desulfonatronovibrio hydrogenovorans DSM 9292 genome:
GAATCTTTGAGGATCAGGCTGGTGGATTTGGCTGGTGAGAAACTCAAGAAAAATAACCTGGATTACCTGGAAATGAGGAATGTAGATCCATTGCCGGACCTGTTGTGTAAGGATCTGTATTATGGGTTTCAGAGGGAGATATTGTCTGATCTTGAAGATAATCTGATGGCCATTCCCAGGAAGTCCCGACGAATGGTCAGACAGGGCATGAAAAACAACCTTCAGATTGCTGTGGGGAGCCACCTTTTGCCGGAATTCTATGCCATCATGGCCAGAAACTTCCATGGGCTGGGTACACCTATTTTCCCATATTCCTGGTTTAGTGGGCTTATGGAATCATTTCAGGAGAATTGTCTGCTGCTTCTTGTCAAGGATGAAAAGGGTAATCATATAGCAGGAGTGATGAGTTTTTTTTACAAAAACAGGGTGATGCCCTATTATGCTGGTTCTCTTGTAGAATACCGCAACCTTGCTCCCAACGATTTCATGTACTGGAAATTGATGGAATATGCATGGGAAAAAGGGAGCAGGATTTTCGATTTTGGAAGAAGCAAAATAGGTACTGGCTCATTCAGGTTTAAGACCCACTGGGGTTTTGAACCCAGAAGCCTTGCCTATCAGTACGTCCTTCATAAAAAAGATGAGCTTCCTGATTTAAGCCCGAACAATCCAAAATACCAGAGTAAAATCAAGACCTGGCAAAGGATGCCTCTGAGCTTGACCAAGATCATTGGTCCCAGGATCTCCAGGTATCTGTGCTGAGATTTCCAGAAGCTTCCTGACAGCTGCTGCATCATTGCTTGAGGTTGCTGTCAGGGCATTTAAAGTTTAATAGGATAATGAAATATTTCAACCTGCTGTGATGCTTGGAAGATTTTTGGATGGAATTGGTCTGACTATTTTTTGTTTTTTTACATTTTTATCTTTGCTACCTGGCTTTTTCAAAGGGTTTGATTAACATGGATCTTTACAACACGCAGTTAATACAGGGCTGGAAATGAATAACAATTACGATCAAGCCATAAGATTGCTTCGCAACAATCCCAGGACCTGGCTTGTTACCGGTGTGGCTGGATTTATTGGTTCCAATCTGCTGGAGACCCTCCTGATGCTTGATCAGAAGGTGGTTGGCCTGGATAACTTTGCCACCGGTCATCAGCATAACCTGGACGATGTTCAGCATGCTGTTACTCCTGACCAGTGGGCTAGATTTAGATTTTTCCCAGGTGATGTCCGTGACCTGGAAACCTGCATGGATGTCAGTGCAGGTGTGGATTATGTTTTGCATCAGGCAGCCCTGGGTTCTGTTCCCCGCTCCATTGAAGACCCTGTTTACACCAATGAAAACAACATCAGTGGATTTCTGAATATGCTTGTGGCGGGCAGGGATAACGGGGTGAAGAGGTTTGTTTATGCCGCCTCAAGCTCAACCTACGGTGATCATCCAGGTCTGCCCAAGGTTGAAGAAGAGATTGGGAAACCATTATCTCCATACGCTGTAACCAAGTATGTCAACGAACTTTACGCTGAAGTCTTTGCCGGATGTTATGATTTTAAGACCATCGGCCTCAGGTACTTCAATATCTTCGGCAGACGTCAGGACCCTGAGGGAGCGTACGCAGCTGTCATTCCAAAGTGGTTTGCAGGTCTTATCAGCGGGGAGCGGATTCATATTAACGGTGATGGAGAAACCAGCCGTGACTTCTGTTACATTGATAATTGCGTACAGGCTAACATTCTGGCTGCAGTTACCACCAATCCCGATT
Coding sequences within it:
- a CDS encoding FemAB family XrtA/PEP-CTERM system-associated protein, translated to MLKSKLYSPEYRSMWDEYVDNHFQGSLFHTRLWQETVKAVFGHSEHSIMLLDNKDGRPVVKGLIPLFRIRSFLFGDYLVSVPFAEQGGPLADHESLRIRLVDLAGEKLKKNNLDYLEMRNVDPLPDLLCKDLYYGFQREILSDLEDNLMAIPRKSRRMVRQGMKNNLQIAVGSHLLPEFYAIMARNFHGLGTPIFPYSWFSGLMESFQENCLLLLVKDEKGNHIAGVMSFFYKNRVMPYYAGSLVEYRNLAPNDFMYWKLMEYAWEKGSRIFDFGRSKIGTGSFRFKTHWGFEPRSLAYQYVLHKKDELPDLSPNNPKYQSKIKTWQRMPLSLTKIIGPRISRYLC
- a CDS encoding SDR family oxidoreductase codes for the protein MNNNYDQAIRLLRNNPRTWLVTGVAGFIGSNLLETLLMLDQKVVGLDNFATGHQHNLDDVQHAVTPDQWARFRFFPGDVRDLETCMDVSAGVDYVLHQAALGSVPRSIEDPVYTNENNISGFLNMLVAGRDNGVKRFVYAASSSTYGDHPGLPKVEEEIGKPLSPYAVTKYVNELYAEVFAGCYDFKTIGLRYFNIFGRRQDPEGAYAAVIPKWFAGLISGERIHINGDGETSRDFCYIDNCVQANILAAVTTNPDSLNKVFNVAFGQRTTLNELFSMINKMVMESGYPVQHVMPDYRDFRPGDVRHSLADIGRARSLLGYEPAYSVEEGLKKTADWYCSFAGRSSEDQALA